In Perognathus longimembris pacificus isolate PPM17 chromosome 23, ASM2315922v1, whole genome shotgun sequence, a single genomic region encodes these proteins:
- the Aqp8 gene encoding aquaporin-8, producing the protein MPGEARMCDTELGSGKVKEPGMSSRSRGSWYERFLQPCLVELLGSALFIFIGCLSVIENGADTGRLQPALAHGLALGLTIAMLGNISGGHFNPAVSLGAMLIGGLNVVMLVPYWVSQLCGGLIGAALAKAVSPEERFWNASGAAFVTVQEQGQVAAALGAEIIMTVLLVLAVCMGAINERTRGPLAPFSIGFSVTVDILAGGMISGACMNPARAFGPAVVAGHWAFHWIYWLGPLLAGLFVGLLIRFFIGDSKTRLILKGR; encoded by the exons ATGCCAGGGGAG GCACGGATGTGTGACACGGAGCTGGGCAGCGGCAAGGTGAAGGAGCCCGGCATGAGCAGCAGGAGCCGAGGGTCCTGGTATGAGCGGTTCCTGCAGCCCTGCCTGGTGGAGCTCCTGGGCTCGGCCCTCTTCATCTTCATCGGGTGTCTGTCAGTGATCGAGAACGGGGCTGACACGGGGAGGCTGCAGCCGGCCTTAGCCCATGGGCTGGCCTTGGGACTCACCATCGCCATGCTGGGGAATATCAG CGGAGGCCATTTCAACCCTGCCGTGTCGCTGGGCGCGATGCTGATTGGAGGTCTCAACGTGGTGATGCTTGTTCCCTACTGGGTCTCGCAGCTGTGTGGGGGGCTGATCGGGGCTGCCCTAGCCAAG GCGGTGAGTCCCGAGGAGAGGTTCTGGAACGCGTCGGGGGCGGCCTTCGTGACCGTGCAGGAGCAGGGGCAGGTGGCCGCAGCACTGGGGGCGGAGATCATCATGACCGTCCTGCTGGTACTGGCCGTGTGCATGGGCGCCATCAACGAGAGGACGCGGGGCCCGCTGGCCCCGTTCTCCATCGGCTTCTCGGTCACCGTGGACATCCTGGCCGG GGGGATGATCTCTGGAGCCTGCATGAACCCTGCTCGCGCTTTTGGACCTGCTGTCGTTGCTGGCCACTGGGCTTTCCATTGGATCTACTGGCTGGGCCCACTCCTGGCGGGTCTGTTTGTAGGACTGCTCATTAG